One Mycolicibacterium parafortuitum DNA segment encodes these proteins:
- the rlmN gene encoding 23S rRNA (adenine(2503)-C(2))-methyltransferase RlmN, with product MPNPLPLVFDAPRRALPPRHFADLTDAERASAVADLGLPAFRGKQLANQYFGRLIADPQQMTDLPAAVRDQVGAALFPALLEPAREIECDRGETRKVLWRANDKTTFESVLMRYPDRNTVCISSQAGCGMACPFCATGQGGLKRNLSTAEILEQVRFAAAELRDREGGRLSNIVFMGMGEPLANYNRVVAAVRRITAAPPSGFGISARSVTVSTVGLAPAIRKLADERLNVTLALSLHTPDDELRDTLVPVNNRWKVDEVLDAARYYADVTGRRVSIEYALIRDVNDQPWRADLLGKKLHGKLGPLVHVNLIPLNPTPGSEWDASPKPVEREFVRRVRERGVSCTVRDTRGREIAAACGQLAAQG from the coding sequence ATGCCGAATCCACTGCCGCTTGTCTTCGATGCCCCGCGCCGCGCGCTGCCGCCGCGGCACTTCGCCGACCTCACCGACGCCGAGCGCGCATCGGCCGTCGCCGACCTCGGGTTGCCGGCGTTCCGAGGCAAACAGCTGGCCAACCAGTATTTCGGCCGGCTGATCGCCGATCCGCAGCAGATGACCGACCTGCCGGCGGCGGTCCGCGACCAGGTGGGTGCGGCGCTGTTCCCGGCGCTGCTGGAGCCGGCCCGCGAGATCGAATGCGACCGCGGCGAGACCCGCAAGGTGCTGTGGCGAGCCAACGACAAGACGACGTTCGAGTCGGTGCTGATGCGCTATCCCGACCGCAACACCGTGTGTATCTCGTCACAGGCCGGCTGCGGGATGGCCTGCCCGTTCTGCGCGACCGGCCAGGGCGGCCTGAAGCGCAACCTTTCGACCGCCGAGATCCTCGAACAGGTCCGCTTCGCCGCCGCGGAACTAAGGGACCGCGAGGGTGGCAGGCTGTCGAACATCGTCTTCATGGGCATGGGCGAACCGCTGGCCAACTACAACCGGGTGGTCGCCGCGGTCCGGCGGATCACCGCCGCACCGCCCAGCGGCTTCGGAATCTCGGCGCGCTCGGTCACCGTCTCGACGGTCGGGCTGGCTCCGGCGATCCGCAAGCTCGCCGACGAGAGGCTCAACGTGACGCTCGCGCTGTCGTTGCACACCCCCGACGACGAGCTGCGTGACACGCTGGTGCCGGTGAACAACCGCTGGAAGGTCGACGAGGTGCTCGACGCGGCGCGCTACTACGCCGACGTGACGGGGCGCCGGGTGTCGATCGAGTACGCGTTGATCCGCGATGTCAACGATCAGCCGTGGCGCGCGGATCTGCTCGGTAAGAAGCTGCACGGCAAGCTGGGCCCGCTGGTGCACGTGAACCTGATCCCGCTGAACCCGACCCCGGGCAGTGAATGGGACGCCAGTCCCAAACCGGTCGAGCGTGAGTTCGTCCGCCGGGTCCGCGAGCGCGGCGTGTCCTGCACCGTGCGCGACACCCGCGGTCGCGAGATCGCCGCCGCATGCGGGCAGTTGGCCGCTCAGGGCTGA
- a CDS encoding phosphatidate cytidylyltransferase, whose protein sequence is MTDQHSTPVEAKPVDEPPKKSSRAGRNLPAAIAVGVALGGGLIAILLFAPYLWLALVAAAVAIATFEVCSRLGEAGYRIPMIPLLVGGQATLWLTWPFGPAGALGAFAATVVVCMIWRLVGQGLNHTPQNYTRDISATVFLATWVPLFASFGALLIYPDDGANRVFCLMLGVVFSDIGGYVAGVLFGKHTMAPAISPKKSWEGLAGSLLFGVTASVVAVVFLLDKPWWAGVALGLMLVITGTLGDLVESQFKRDLGIKDMSNLLPGHGGMMDRIDAMLPSAVATWIVLALLA, encoded by the coding sequence ATGACCGACCAGCACTCGACTCCCGTGGAAGCCAAGCCGGTCGACGAGCCGCCGAAGAAGTCGTCGCGCGCCGGCCGCAATCTGCCCGCAGCGATCGCCGTCGGTGTCGCCCTCGGCGGCGGTCTCATCGCGATCCTGCTCTTCGCGCCGTACCTGTGGCTGGCCCTGGTCGCGGCAGCCGTCGCGATCGCCACCTTCGAGGTCTGCAGCCGCCTGGGTGAGGCCGGCTACCGCATTCCGATGATCCCGCTGCTGGTCGGTGGGCAGGCCACGCTGTGGCTGACCTGGCCGTTCGGCCCGGCCGGCGCGCTGGGCGCCTTCGCGGCCACCGTGGTGGTGTGCATGATCTGGCGGCTGGTCGGACAGGGCCTCAACCACACCCCGCAGAACTACACGCGCGACATCTCCGCGACGGTGTTCCTCGCCACCTGGGTGCCGCTGTTCGCCAGCTTCGGCGCGCTGCTGATCTATCCCGACGACGGCGCCAACCGGGTCTTCTGCCTGATGCTCGGCGTGGTGTTCTCCGACATCGGCGGTTACGTGGCCGGGGTGCTGTTCGGAAAGCACACCATGGCCCCGGCGATCAGCCCGAAGAAGTCCTGGGAGGGGCTGGCCGGATCGCTGCTGTTCGGTGTCACGGCCTCGGTGGTGGCCGTGGTCTTCCTGCTCGACAAGCCGTGGTGGGCCGGTGTCGCACTCGGTCTGATGCTGGTGATCACCGGAACGCTCGGCGACCTGGTGGAATCGCAGTTCAAGCGCGATCTCGGCATCAAGGACATGAGCAACCTGCTGCCCGGCCACGGCGGCATGATGGACCGCATCGACGCGATGCTGCCGTCGGCGGTCGCCACCTGGATCGTGCTCGCGCTGTTGGCCTGA
- the frr gene encoding ribosome recycling factor — protein MIDETLFDAEEKMEKAVSVARDDLASIRTGRANPGMFNRIHIDYYGASTPITQLSSINVPEARMVVIKPYEAGQLRPIEDAIRNSDLGVNPTNDGNIIRVSIPQLTEERRRDLVKQAKSKGEDAKVSIRNIRRKAMEELARIKKDGDAGEDEVTRAEKDLDKSTHQYTSQVDELVKHKEGELLEV, from the coding sequence GTGATCGACGAAACCCTCTTCGATGCCGAGGAGAAGATGGAGAAGGCCGTGTCGGTGGCACGGGACGACCTGGCGTCGATTCGTACCGGCCGCGCGAACCCTGGCATGTTCAACCGGATCCACATCGACTACTACGGTGCCTCGACCCCGATCACCCAGCTGTCCAGCATCAACGTGCCGGAGGCGCGCATGGTGGTGATCAAGCCCTACGAAGCCGGCCAGTTGCGCCCCATAGAGGACGCGATCCGCAACTCGGACCTGGGCGTCAACCCGACCAACGACGGCAACATCATCCGGGTGTCCATTCCGCAGCTGACCGAGGAACGCCGCCGTGACCTGGTCAAGCAGGCCAAGTCCAAGGGCGAGGACGCCAAGGTGTCGATCCGCAACATCCGCCGTAAGGCGATGGAGGAGCTGGCGCGCATCAAGAAGGACGGCGACGCCGGCGAGGACGAGGTCACCCGCGCCGAGAAGGACCTCGACAAGAGCACCCACCAGTACACCAGCCAGGTCGACGAATTGGTCAAGCACAAGGAAGGCGAGCTGCTGGAGGTCTGA
- the pyrH gene encoding UMP kinase: MADPVADQTPEHRPGFSRVLLKLGGEMFGGGQVGLDPDVVAQVARQIAEVVRSGAQVAVVIGGGNFFRGAQLQQRGMERTRSDYMGMLGTVMNSLALQDFLQKEGIDTRVQTAITMGQVAEPYIPLRAVRHLEKGRVVIFGAGMGLPYFSTDTTAAQRALEIGAEVVLMAKAVDGIYTDDPRINPDAEMLTAITHREVIDRGLKVADATAFSLCMDNGMPILVFNLLTDGNIARAVAGEKIGTLVTT; this comes from the coding sequence ATGGCGGACCCAGTCGCCGACCAGACCCCCGAGCACAGGCCCGGCTTTTCCAGAGTGCTGCTCAAGCTGGGCGGTGAGATGTTCGGCGGCGGCCAGGTCGGACTCGACCCCGACGTGGTGGCCCAGGTCGCGCGCCAGATCGCCGAGGTGGTGCGCAGCGGTGCCCAGGTCGCGGTGGTGATCGGCGGCGGGAACTTCTTCCGGGGCGCCCAGTTGCAGCAGCGCGGTATGGAGCGAACCCGCTCCGACTACATGGGCATGCTCGGCACCGTGATGAACAGCCTTGCACTGCAAGACTTCCTGCAGAAGGAAGGGATCGACACCCGCGTGCAGACCGCCATCACCATGGGGCAGGTCGCCGAACCGTACATCCCGCTGCGCGCGGTGCGGCATCTGGAGAAGGGTCGCGTGGTCATCTTCGGTGCAGGCATGGGCCTGCCCTACTTCTCCACCGACACCACCGCGGCGCAGCGCGCGCTGGAGATCGGTGCCGAGGTGGTGCTGATGGCCAAGGCCGTCGACGGCATCTACACCGACGATCCGCGGATCAACCCGGATGCGGAGATGCTCACCGCGATCACCCACCGTGAGGTCATCGACCGCGGCCTCAAGGTGGCCGACGCGACGGCGTTCAGTTTGTGCATGGACAACGGAATGCCGATTCTGGTGTTCAACCTGCTCACCGATGGCAATATCGCTCGCGCGGTCGCGGGTGAGAAGATCGGAACGCTGGTCACCACGTGA
- a CDS encoding carboxymuconolactone decarboxylase family protein, which yields MATTRTTLNKAAPDAYKTTILLSEQADAAALDAGVAPLTLELVRIRVSQLNGCAFCLRTHTRDALTKGETTDRLAVLSAWRETGYFSPAERAALAIAEEITHIGAPAHGADDNISDISAVSAQQAATLRWVAVVINALNRIAISSHYPVKP from the coding sequence ATGGCGACGACCCGGACCACGCTGAACAAAGCCGCACCCGATGCGTACAAGACCACCATCCTGCTGTCCGAGCAGGCTGACGCGGCCGCGCTGGACGCCGGCGTCGCCCCGTTGACCCTGGAGCTGGTCCGGATCCGCGTCTCACAGCTCAACGGGTGCGCGTTCTGTCTGCGGACGCACACGCGCGACGCATTGACCAAAGGTGAGACCACCGATCGGCTGGCCGTGCTGTCGGCGTGGCGGGAGACGGGCTACTTCTCGCCCGCCGAGCGTGCGGCGCTGGCGATCGCCGAGGAGATCACCCACATCGGCGCACCGGCGCACGGCGCCGACGACAACATCAGCGACATCAGCGCCGTGAGCGCACAGCAGGCCGCCACGCTGCGCTGGGTCGCGGTGGTGATCAACGCGCTCAACCGCATCGCGATCTCCAGTCACTACCCGGTCAAACCCTGA
- a CDS encoding primary-amine oxidase encodes MTLEDTRLGADPATGHGRHPLDPLTGAEIEAAAAVVMSSEYATETLRFVMIQLAEPAKTATLTFDPDVAVPRRAFLSMYDAKTIYEAVVDLSASVVESWTAVPGRFPSYLVEHMTGVEEKVREDPRWQEAMRRRGVTDFSLAMIDPWPAGYYGQQDDYESSPLICRPLTFVRAAPGENGYARPVEGLIVRFNLDTMSVMDIEDHGVVPLPPKAGNYTSEFMFDTDNRPAFGEFRDGVKPLEIIQPDGPSFSVDGWRVTWQKWSLRIGFNPREGLTLHDVSYTDRGTVRPIMYRGALSEMVVPYGDSSPTHWNKNVFDMGEVGMGFSANPLRLGCDCLGEIHYFDATVNDSDGNAVTIPNAICMHEEDYGISWKHTDFRTGEVEVRRSRRLVISMICTVGNYEYGFFWYFYNDASIEVEVKLTGVLTTGAVPDGETPRWGKMVAPGMYGPNHQHFFNFRLDMNVDGPGNSVYEVDSIPEPDPALNPHHNAWITRDTLVASEAEGARNWEHSTGRYWKVVNPNKRNELGSPVGYKIMPKDVVPVMVQEGSVIYDRARFVQHNLWVTRYDPDELYAAGDYMYQCAEAQGLPQYIADDAPLENTDVVLWYTVGAHHVVCPEDWPVMPCHYTGFKLKPVGFFDGNPALDLPPSPPKSCHAG; translated from the coding sequence ATGACACTCGAGGACACCAGGCTCGGCGCGGACCCGGCCACCGGCCATGGTCGCCATCCGCTCGACCCGCTGACCGGCGCGGAGATCGAGGCGGCGGCTGCTGTGGTGATGTCCTCCGAATATGCCACGGAGACGTTGCGATTCGTGATGATCCAGCTCGCCGAACCGGCCAAGACCGCGACGCTGACCTTCGATCCGGACGTTGCGGTACCGCGCCGGGCGTTCCTGTCGATGTATGACGCGAAGACCATCTACGAGGCCGTCGTGGATCTGAGCGCCAGCGTCGTCGAGAGTTGGACCGCGGTGCCGGGACGGTTCCCGTCCTACCTCGTCGAGCACATGACCGGCGTCGAGGAGAAGGTCCGCGAAGACCCGCGGTGGCAGGAGGCGATGCGCCGGCGCGGCGTCACCGACTTCAGTCTGGCGATGATCGACCCCTGGCCCGCAGGCTATTACGGTCAGCAGGACGATTACGAGAGCTCACCGCTGATCTGTCGACCGCTGACGTTCGTGCGGGCCGCGCCGGGGGAGAACGGCTACGCGCGGCCCGTCGAAGGCCTGATCGTCAGGTTCAACCTGGACACCATGTCGGTCATGGACATCGAGGACCACGGCGTGGTGCCGCTGCCCCCGAAGGCGGGCAACTACACCTCGGAGTTCATGTTCGACACCGACAACCGGCCCGCGTTCGGCGAGTTCCGGGACGGCGTCAAACCTCTGGAGATCATCCAGCCGGACGGGCCCAGCTTCTCCGTCGACGGCTGGCGTGTGACGTGGCAGAAGTGGTCGCTGCGCATCGGCTTCAATCCCCGCGAGGGCCTGACGTTGCATGACGTCAGCTACACCGATCGCGGGACGGTCCGCCCGATCATGTATCGCGGCGCGCTGTCGGAGATGGTGGTGCCCTACGGCGATTCGTCGCCGACGCACTGGAACAAGAACGTCTTCGACATGGGTGAGGTCGGGATGGGCTTTTCCGCCAACCCGCTGCGGCTGGGCTGTGACTGTCTCGGTGAGATCCACTACTTCGATGCCACGGTCAACGACTCCGACGGCAACGCGGTGACCATCCCGAATGCGATCTGTATGCACGAGGAGGACTACGGGATCTCCTGGAAGCACACCGATTTCCGCACCGGGGAGGTCGAGGTGCGGCGCTCGCGGCGATTGGTGATCTCGATGATCTGCACCGTCGGCAACTATGAATACGGCTTCTTCTGGTACTTCTACAACGATGCGTCGATCGAGGTCGAGGTCAAGCTCACCGGCGTGCTGACCACCGGTGCGGTGCCCGACGGAGAGACACCGCGGTGGGGCAAGATGGTGGCCCCCGGCATGTACGGCCCGAACCACCAACACTTCTTCAACTTCCGGCTCGACATGAACGTCGACGGACCGGGAAACAGTGTGTACGAGGTGGATTCGATTCCGGAGCCGGATCCGGCGCTCAACCCGCACCACAACGCGTGGATCACCCGCGACACCCTGGTCGCCTCGGAGGCCGAGGGGGCGCGGAACTGGGAGCATTCGACGGGCCGCTACTGGAAGGTGGTCAACCCCAACAAGCGCAACGAACTCGGCAGTCCGGTGGGCTACAAGATCATGCCCAAGGACGTCGTCCCGGTGATGGTGCAGGAGGGTTCGGTGATCTACGACCGCGCCCGGTTCGTCCAGCACAATCTGTGGGTGACGCGTTACGACCCGGACGAGTTGTACGCCGCGGGCGACTACATGTATCAGTGCGCCGAGGCGCAGGGACTGCCGCAGTACATCGCCGACGACGCGCCACTGGAGAACACCGACGTGGTGCTCTGGTACACCGTGGGCGCCCATCACGTGGTGTGCCCGGAGGACTGGCCGGTGATGCCGTGCCATTACACCGGGTTCAAGCTCAAGCCGGTCGGGTTCTTCGACGGCAACCCGGCGTTGGACCTGCCGCCGTCCCCGCCGAAGTCCTGCCACGCCGGGTAG
- a CDS encoding APC family permease — protein sequence MTQTEPAPPSAERDKLMTTELVPEQILPKVMTTFGLTAAYVFIICWITGSSVMAGGGWTAIPMWVLGILTFLVPAGMAVVELGNLWPGQGGVYIWATRTMGETWGFIGGYLSWVPVILNAASSPAVVLQFLLLAFHAELGLTVSIILQLVILWTVIGLALAKLAANQKIMNIVFVVYGILTLTIFISGLLFAVENGSATPFSWAEATIPNFAVAGFLYGTVLLYLLGVETPYNMGAEFLSVRKSGPKMILWGSAALVAIYLLTTLGTMMALPGDQIDPVTGVVGMLDVAGFPGLMEICAVVLAFIVVVALMTYQVAYSRLIFVSGLERHLPRIFTHLNPRTRNPVTAVLIQGVISSLILVGLYSQSSMANVTVYLQGGLSTVWLISGFFFLIPVVIARKKYADRYANEQFWRIPGGMTGVWITVVVGTLATIGGIYYSFVTPWIDVPQATWMTWVGLISLGMFALGLTVYIFGRRSAHKVSQEDALAHLAVFEIDKEAEESAK from the coding sequence ATGACACAAACAGAGCCCGCGCCGCCGTCGGCCGAGCGTGACAAGCTGATGACCACCGAGCTGGTCCCCGAGCAGATCCTGCCCAAGGTGATGACCACGTTCGGGCTCACCGCCGCGTACGTGTTCATCATCTGCTGGATCACCGGTTCCTCGGTGATGGCGGGCGGCGGCTGGACCGCGATCCCGATGTGGGTGCTGGGCATCCTCACCTTCCTGGTCCCGGCGGGCATGGCCGTCGTCGAGCTCGGCAACCTGTGGCCGGGCCAGGGTGGGGTGTACATCTGGGCGACCCGGACCATGGGCGAGACCTGGGGTTTCATCGGCGGCTACCTGTCCTGGGTTCCGGTGATCCTCAACGCCGCATCCTCGCCCGCGGTGGTGCTGCAGTTTCTGCTGCTGGCCTTCCACGCCGAGCTCGGCCTGACGGTGAGCATCATCCTGCAGCTGGTGATCCTGTGGACGGTGATCGGGCTGGCGCTGGCGAAACTGGCGGCCAACCAGAAGATCATGAACATCGTCTTCGTCGTCTACGGCATCCTGACGCTGACCATCTTCATCTCGGGGCTGCTGTTCGCCGTCGAGAACGGCTCGGCCACGCCGTTCAGCTGGGCCGAGGCGACCATCCCGAACTTCGCGGTGGCCGGCTTCCTGTACGGCACGGTGCTGCTCTACCTGCTCGGCGTCGAAACCCCGTACAACATGGGCGCGGAGTTCCTGTCGGTGCGCAAAAGCGGGCCGAAGATGATCCTGTGGGGGTCGGCCGCACTGGTGGCCATCTACCTGCTCACCACGCTGGGCACGATGATGGCGCTGCCCGGCGACCAGATCGATCCGGTGACCGGTGTGGTCGGCATGCTCGACGTCGCGGGATTCCCCGGCCTGATGGAGATCTGCGCCGTCGTACTGGCATTCATCGTCGTCGTGGCGTTGATGACCTACCAGGTCGCGTACTCCCGGTTGATCTTCGTGTCCGGCCTGGAACGCCATCTGCCGCGCATCTTCACCCATCTCAACCCGCGAACCCGTAACCCGGTGACCGCCGTGCTGATCCAGGGCGTGATCTCGTCGCTGATCCTGGTCGGCCTCTACTCGCAGAGCAGCATGGCCAACGTGACGGTCTACCTGCAGGGCGGTCTGTCCACGGTGTGGCTGATCTCCGGGTTCTTCTTCCTGATCCCGGTCGTCATCGCGCGCAAGAAGTACGCGGATCGCTATGCCAACGAACAGTTCTGGCGCATCCCCGGCGGCATGACCGGGGTCTGGATCACGGTGGTCGTCGGCACGCTCGCCACCATCGGCGGCATCTACTACTCGTTCGTCACGCCGTGGATCGACGTGCCGCAGGCCACCTGGATGACCTGGGTGGGCCTGATCAGCCTGGGCATGTTCGCCCTCGGCCTGACGGTCTACATCTTCGGCAGGCGTTCGGCGCACAAGGTGAGCCAGGAGGACGCGCTCGCTCACCTCGCGGTTTTCGAAATCGACAAGGAAGCAGAGGAATCAGCGAAATGA
- a CDS encoding ABC transporter ATP-binding protein, whose protein sequence is MTTLDDSARTPTEDGAAVAPVIEISDVWKLHKLGDEVVKALMAAELTVMPGEFVCLMGPSGSGKSTLLNIIGGLDRPTKGRVTIAGTDTATLTESQYAALRHDTIGFIFQSYNLIPFLSAVENVELPLMFEPYDRKALRQRAVDLLELVGLGHRINHQPTKMSGGEQQRTAIARSLISNPTLVLADEPTANLDHRTGETVVRMLRDLCSTMGVTVVASTHDPTVADEASRVVRMKDGQIVN, encoded by the coding sequence ATGACCACGCTCGACGATTCAGCCCGCACGCCGACCGAAGATGGTGCCGCAGTCGCACCGGTGATCGAGATCTCGGACGTGTGGAAGCTGCACAAACTCGGCGACGAGGTCGTCAAAGCGTTGATGGCGGCCGAACTGACCGTGATGCCGGGTGAATTCGTGTGCCTGATGGGTCCGAGCGGCAGCGGGAAGTCCACCCTGCTCAACATCATCGGCGGACTCGACCGCCCCACCAAGGGCCGCGTCACCATCGCGGGCACCGACACGGCCACGCTCACCGAGAGTCAATACGCGGCGTTGCGTCACGACACCATCGGGTTCATCTTTCAGAGCTACAACCTGATCCCGTTCTTGTCGGCCGTCGAGAACGTCGAGCTTCCGCTGATGTTCGAACCGTATGACCGGAAAGCTTTGCGCCAGAGGGCCGTCGATCTCCTCGAGCTGGTCGGCCTCGGACACCGCATCAACCACCAGCCGACCAAGATGTCCGGCGGCGAGCAACAGCGCACCGCGATCGCGCGGTCGCTGATCAGCAACCCGACCCTCGTGCTCGCCGACGAACCGACCGCCAACCTCGACCACCGCACCGGCGAGACGGTGGTGCGCATGCTGCGCGACCTGTGCTCCACCATGGGCGTCACCGTGGTCGCGAGCACCCACGACCCCACGGTGGCCGACGAAGCGAGCCGTGTCGTCCGGATGAAAGACGGACAGATCGTCAACTGA
- a CDS encoding ABC transporter permease, which translates to MSARRGLAYGWLAARRRARDMVLPAVTTATGAFLVVLVFGMSAGIRAQSASLGHAAEISRAVLLIAVTVLLVGVAEVAVATTRTVAHRTRELGVLAATGVPRAPVVAALLVEPVVSAVLGALAGAALAVGTGAALGMTGLVASGVSYPGLAYGAAVATAVSIVAALATSIIPTYRAASRPPVRSLAAGG; encoded by the coding sequence ATGAGTGCCCGGCGCGGGCTCGCCTACGGCTGGCTGGCGGCGCGCCGCCGGGCCCGCGACATGGTGCTGCCCGCCGTCACCACGGCCACCGGGGCATTCCTGGTGGTCCTCGTCTTCGGGATGTCCGCCGGCATCCGCGCCCAGTCGGCGTCTCTCGGCCACGCCGCCGAGATCTCGCGGGCCGTGCTGCTGATCGCGGTCACCGTGCTGCTGGTCGGGGTCGCCGAGGTCGCGGTGGCCACCACCCGCACCGTCGCCCATCGCACCCGCGAACTCGGTGTGCTGGCGGCCACCGGTGTACCCCGGGCCCCGGTCGTGGCCGCACTGCTCGTCGAACCGGTCGTATCCGCCGTCCTGGGTGCGCTGGCCGGCGCGGCGCTGGCGGTCGGCACGGGTGCGGCGCTCGGAATGACCGGGCTGGTGGCCAGCGGCGTGTCCTACCCGGGGCTGGCGTACGGCGCCGCCGTCGCGACCGCCGTCAGCATCGTCGCCGCACTCGCCACCAGCATCATCCCGACCTACAGGGCCGCCTCGCGGCCACCGGTCCGATCCCTCGCCGCAGGAGGCTGA
- a CDS encoding ABC transporter permease, with translation METSRAGNVPTAIRSAQIPVGSGNTFTCLIRFALANIRRRPERFVLAVLGIALAIACVTVVRTISASFATTGEESVADVLGDAALWVVPAAGVRYDPAAQALVADGPAPAITAPDGWNTTRVASGVIDLDGEAVALRGSDEIPSGRAELGRALADRLSVQDGDVLAVGDQHLTAAITGEGQSMTVPAAQARSLVGDNGWWVVHAPPGLEQRRDLGSMFGAAVGLPSAPDPAVRPDPAGEGLIYDTVGGSGPLTFAQKYSALFSGKVTGSTLGLISTIGLGLGFVIAVSSFLAAVTERRREFGIMSSIGLADEVLYFFLVESAVVFLAAYLIGVVAAGVAVALVIPSIASLGAWLQGAALTAMFLPAMAIVGALVPVHRLLQQRPVALLECR, from the coding sequence GTGGAGACCAGTCGGGCCGGAAACGTGCCCACGGCAATTCGCTCAGCGCAGATCCCGGTCGGATCCGGGAACACCTTCACGTGCCTGATCCGGTTCGCACTGGCCAACATTCGGCGCCGTCCCGAACGATTCGTGCTGGCCGTGCTCGGTATCGCGCTGGCGATCGCGTGCGTGACGGTTGTGCGCACCATCTCGGCGAGCTTCGCGACGACAGGGGAGGAGTCGGTTGCCGACGTCCTCGGTGACGCCGCACTGTGGGTGGTGCCCGCCGCCGGAGTGCGCTACGACCCCGCCGCACAGGCGCTGGTCGCTGACGGTCCCGCGCCCGCGATCACGGCTCCGGACGGATGGAACACGACCCGGGTCGCCTCCGGGGTGATCGATCTCGACGGCGAAGCGGTGGCCTTGCGCGGATCCGACGAGATTCCCAGCGGCCGAGCGGAGTTGGGGCGCGCACTGGCCGACCGCCTGTCGGTGCAGGACGGGGATGTGCTTGCCGTCGGAGATCAGCACCTCACCGCGGCGATCACCGGCGAAGGCCAGTCCATGACGGTCCCCGCGGCGCAGGCACGCTCGCTCGTCGGCGACAACGGATGGTGGGTCGTGCACGCGCCCCCGGGGCTGGAACAGCGTCGCGATCTGGGCTCGATGTTCGGTGCCGCGGTCGGCTTGCCCTCGGCACCGGATCCCGCCGTCCGGCCGGACCCGGCCGGTGAAGGGCTGATCTACGACACGGTCGGCGGATCGGGGCCGCTGACCTTCGCCCAGAAGTACTCCGCGTTGTTCTCGGGGAAGGTGACCGGGTCGACGCTCGGCCTGATCTCGACGATCGGGCTGGGTCTGGGATTCGTCATCGCAGTCTCGTCGTTCCTGGCCGCGGTCACCGAGCGGCGCCGGGAATTCGGCATCATGTCCAGCATCGGACTGGCCGACGAAGTGCTGTACTTCTTCCTCGTCGAATCCGCCGTGGTCTTCCTGGCCGCCTACCTCATCGGTGTGGTTGCTGCGGGAGTCGCTGTGGCACTGGTCATTCCGAGTATCGCTTCGCTCGGCGCGTGGCTGCAGGGCGCCGCGCTGACGGCGATGTTCCTGCCCGCTATGGCCATCGTCGGTGCGCTGGTCCCGGTGCACCGGCTGCTGCAGCAGCGGCCGGTGGCACTGCTGGAGTGCCGGTGA